One window of the Halarcobacter mediterraneus genome contains the following:
- a CDS encoding TetR/AcrR family transcriptional regulator, with product MSSKERLLKVTFDEVYENGYYATSVDKILKKAKLNKGSMYHFFKSKKELMLAVIDAHIFEYIDKKYSEILKTDKNYIDEMFKVLYNKETFNFTFGCRLNTLVQELSHHDKDFKEALEKVYFHFEKVLEQVLQKASDNNEIEYSDIKGLAVFVVACIEGALSTAKKSQDGKHFETCIKQLEEFFKKIEK from the coding sequence ATGAGTAGCAAAGAAAGATTATTAAAAGTCACATTTGATGAAGTCTATGAAAATGGTTATTATGCAACATCAGTAGATAAAATCCTAAAAAAAGCCAAATTAAATAAAGGAAGTATGTATCACTTCTTTAAATCAAAAAAAGAATTAATGTTAGCAGTAATTGATGCGCATATTTTTGAATACATTGATAAAAAGTATAGTGAAATTTTAAAAACAGATAAGAACTATATTGATGAGATGTTTAAAGTTTTATATAACAAAGAGACTTTTAATTTTACTTTTGGTTGTAGATTGAATACTTTAGTTCAAGAATTGTCACACCATGATAAAGATTTTAAAGAAGCCTTAGAAAAAGTTTATTTTCACTTTGAAAAAGTATTAGAACAAGTTTTACAAAAGGCAAGTGATAATAATGAAATTGAATATTCAGATATTAAAGGCTTAGCTGTTTTTGTAGTTGCTTGTATAGAAGGAGCTTTATCAACTGCTAAAAAATCTCAAGATGGAAAGCATTTTGAAACATGTATAAAACAGTTGGAAGAGTTTTTTAAAAAAATTGAGAAATAA
- the acnD gene encoding Fe/S-dependent 2-methylisocitrate dehydratase AcnD translates to MTNEKYLKKLDGTDACYYDVKEAVEDIQPGSFEKLNYTSRVLAENLIRKCPSEDLKDSLIQLIEKRTDKDFPWYPSRVICHDILGLTAFVDLAGLREAVASKGGNPDKVNPVVPTQLIVDHSLAVECGGYDPDAFQKNRDIEDRRNADRFHFINWTKEAFNNVDVIPPGNGIMHQINLEKMSPVVHLNDGIASPDTLVGTDSHTPHVDALGVIAVGVGGLEAENVMLGNPSYMRVPEIVGVEIVGKRAPGITATDIALSMTSFLRENNVISAYLEFFGEGVKYLNLGDRATIANMTPEYGASAGLFAIDEQTISYLKVTGREQKQCELVEAYAKANGLWADQFENATYARTIQFDLSKVTRSLAGPSKPHKLVPTSTLKDEGIVKEWKQEGDLIPDGGILIAAITSCTNTSNPRNVIAAGLLAKKANELGLQRKPWVKSSLAPGSKVIEVYLKEAGLLPEMEKLGFGVVGFACTTCNGMSGALDPKIQQEVIDRDIYSTAVLSGNRNFDGRIHPYVKEAFLASPALVIAYALAGTVRFDIENDSLGKDANGNDIKLADLWPSDEEIDAVEKEFVRPEMYNAIYEPMFNRDGITSVKAEPFYKWNPNSTYIQKPPYWEDEYMSMPALKGLRPLGVFPDNITTDHLSPSNAILPESASGEYCISKGLPIEDLNSYATHRGDHNTASRATLANPKLFNEMVKDENGNVKQGSLTKIMPEGKESRMWEAIEEYNNRKQPLIIIAGTNYGQGSSRDWAAKGVRLAGVEVLIAESIERIHRTNLVGMGVLPLQFKEGDTRFTYNIDGSETFDIEGEITPRCDLTVVMTRANGEVVKFPVLCRLDTSAEVEVYKNGGILQKFAKDVVAEG, encoded by the coding sequence ATGACAAACGAGAAATATCTTAAAAAATTAGATGGTACAGATGCCTGTTACTATGATGTTAAAGAAGCTGTTGAAGATATTCAACCTGGTTCTTTTGAAAAACTAAATTATACATCAAGAGTATTAGCAGAAAATCTAATTAGAAAATGTCCTAGTGAAGACTTAAAAGATTCACTTATTCAATTAATTGAAAAAAGAACAGATAAAGATTTCCCTTGGTACCCTTCAAGAGTAATCTGTCACGATATTCTTGGACTTACAGCATTTGTTGACTTAGCAGGACTAAGAGAAGCAGTTGCTAGTAAAGGTGGAAATCCTGATAAGGTTAACCCAGTTGTTCCAACACAATTAATCGTTGACCACTCACTTGCAGTAGAGTGTGGTGGATATGACCCAGATGCATTTCAAAAAAATAGAGATATTGAAGATAGAAGAAATGCTGATAGATTCCACTTCATTAACTGGACTAAAGAAGCATTTAATAATGTAGATGTAATTCCTCCAGGGAATGGTATTATGCACCAAATCAACTTAGAAAAAATGTCTCCAGTAGTTCATTTAAATGATGGAATTGCAAGTCCTGATACATTAGTTGGTACTGACTCACACACACCTCATGTTGATGCACTTGGTGTAATTGCAGTTGGTGTTGGTGGATTAGAAGCTGAAAATGTAATGTTAGGAAACCCTTCTTATATGAGAGTTCCTGAAATTGTTGGTGTTGAAATTGTAGGTAAAAGAGCACCTGGAATTACTGCTACTGATATTGCACTTTCTATGACTTCATTTTTAAGAGAAAACAATGTTATCTCTGCATACTTAGAGTTCTTTGGGGAAGGTGTTAAATATCTTAATCTAGGAGATAGAGCTACTATTGCAAATATGACTCCTGAATATGGAGCATCTGCTGGTTTATTTGCAATTGATGAGCAAACTATTTCTTACTTAAAAGTAACAGGTAGAGAACAAAAACAATGTGAATTAGTTGAAGCTTATGCTAAAGCAAATGGTTTATGGGCAGATCAATTTGAAAATGCTACATATGCTAGAACTATTCAGTTTGACTTATCTAAAGTAACTAGATCTTTAGCAGGTCCTTCTAAACCTCATAAATTAGTTCCAACTTCTACATTAAAAGATGAAGGTATTGTAAAAGAATGGAAACAAGAAGGTGATTTAATTCCAGATGGTGGTATTTTAATTGCTGCTATTACTTCTTGTACAAATACTTCAAACCCAAGAAATGTTATTGCAGCAGGACTTTTAGCTAAAAAAGCAAATGAGCTTGGATTACAAAGAAAACCATGGGTTAAATCTTCTTTAGCACCAGGTTCTAAAGTTATTGAAGTTTATTTAAAAGAGGCTGGATTATTACCAGAAATGGAAAAATTAGGATTCGGTGTAGTTGGTTTTGCTTGTACTACTTGTAATGGTATGTCAGGTGCATTAGATCCAAAAATTCAACAAGAAGTAATTGATAGAGATATCTATTCAACAGCTGTACTTTCTGGAAATAGAAACTTTGATGGAAGAATCCACCCATATGTAAAAGAAGCATTCTTAGCATCTCCTGCACTTGTTATTGCATATGCATTAGCAGGAACTGTAAGATTTGATATTGAAAATGATTCTTTAGGTAAAGATGCAAATGGTAATGATATTAAACTAGCTGACTTATGGCCATCTGATGAAGAAATTGATGCAGTTGAAAAAGAGTTTGTTAGACCTGAGATGTATAATGCTATTTATGAGCCAATGTTTAATAGAGATGGAATCACTTCTGTTAAAGCAGAACCATTCTATAAATGGAATCCAAACTCAACTTATATTCAAAAACCACCTTATTGGGAAGATGAATATATGAGTATGCCAGCATTAAAAGGTTTAAGACCATTAGGTGTATTCCCTGATAATATTACAACAGATCACTTATCTCCATCAAATGCAATTTTACCTGAGTCTGCTTCTGGTGAATATTGTATCTCAAAAGGTCTTCCAATAGAAGACTTAAACTCTTATGCAACACATAGAGGGGATCATAATACAGCTTCTAGAGCTACTTTAGCAAATCCAAAACTATTTAATGAAATGGTTAAAGATGAAAATGGAAATGTTAAACAAGGTTCTTTAACTAAGATTATGCCTGAAGGTAAAGAATCAAGAATGTGGGAAGCTATTGAAGAATATAACAATAGAAAACAACCACTTATTATCATTGCTGGGACTAACTATGGTCAAGGATCTTCAAGAGACTGGGCTGCTAAAGGTGTTAGACTTGCTGGTGTTGAAGTACTTATTGCTGAATCTATCGAAAGAATCCATAGAACTAACCTTGTTGGAATGGGTGTATTACCATTACAGTTTAAAGAAGGTGATACTAGATTTACTTATAATATTGATGGTTCTGAAACTTTTGATATCGAAGGTGAAATCACTCCAAGATGTGACTTAACTGTAGTAATGACAAGAGCAAATGGTGAGGTTGTAAAATTCCCAGTTTTATGTAGACTTGATACTTCTGCTGAAGTTGAAGTTTATAAAAATGGTGGTATTTTACAAAAATTCGCTAAAGACGTTGTTGCTGAAGGATAA
- the prpF gene encoding 2-methylaconitate cis-trans isomerase PrpF → MSYQPQFKVKATYMRGGTSKGTFFNIADLPKEAQENPAKRDKLLQRIVGSPDVYKKQMDGMGGASSSTSKAILVGKSEVPNHDVDYYFCQVAIDKDFVDMSGNCGNLSSAVGPFAIKEGLVDNVPENGVCCVRIWQANIKKTILCYVNMENGMVKEMGDYEIDGVAFPAEEIKLEFVEPVDPSEELFPTGNLVDDLEVEGVGTFKATMITAGIPTVFVNADEIGYKGTELQGDINSDTAALERFEKIRVAGALKMGLIKDPKEAETKQHTPKIAFVSPAQDFITSSGKEVKASEMDLHVRALSMQQLHHAMMGTASVAIGVAACIPGTLVNLAAGGGEKETVTFGHPSGAIKVGATLSQKDGKYIVEKASMSRSARIIMDGNVHVPAGTMDLK, encoded by the coding sequence ATGAGTTATCAACCACAATTTAAAGTAAAAGCAACATATATGAGAGGTGGTACTTCAAAAGGTACATTTTTTAATATAGCTGACCTTCCAAAAGAAGCACAAGAAAATCCGGCTAAAAGAGATAAATTACTTCAAAGAATTGTTGGTTCTCCTGATGTTTATAAAAAACAAATGGATGGAATGGGAGGAGCAAGTTCTTCTACTTCTAAGGCTATTTTAGTTGGGAAAAGTGAAGTTCCTAATCATGATGTGGACTATTACTTTTGTCAAGTTGCAATCGACAAAGACTTTGTTGATATGAGTGGAAATTGTGGAAACTTATCATCTGCTGTTGGTCCATTTGCTATTAAAGAAGGTTTGGTAGATAATGTTCCTGAAAATGGTGTTTGTTGTGTAAGAATTTGGCAAGCAAATATTAAAAAAACTATTCTGTGCTATGTAAATATGGAAAATGGAATGGTTAAAGAAATGGGTGACTATGAAATTGATGGTGTTGCCTTTCCAGCAGAAGAAATAAAATTAGAGTTTGTTGAACCAGTTGATCCTTCTGAAGAGTTATTTCCTACTGGAAACTTAGTTGATGATTTAGAAGTTGAAGGAGTAGGAACATTTAAAGCTACTATGATTACCGCTGGTATTCCAACTGTATTTGTAAATGCTGATGAAATTGGATACAAAGGGACTGAGCTTCAAGGTGATATTAATTCTGATACAGCTGCATTAGAAAGGTTTGAAAAAATTAGAGTTGCAGGTGCACTTAAAATGGGATTAATTAAAGATCCAAAAGAAGCAGAAACAAAACAACATACACCTAAAATTGCATTTGTAAGTCCAGCACAAGACTTTATTACTTCTTCGGGAAAAGAAGTTAAAGCATCAGAGATGGATTTACATGTTAGAGCTTTATCTATGCAACAACTACACCATGCTATGATGGGTACAGCTTCTGTTGCTATTGGTGTAGCTGCTTGTATTCCAGGAACACTTGTAAATCTTGCAGCAGGTGGTGGAGAAAAAGAGACAGTTACTTTTGGTCATCCATCAGGAGCAATTAAAGTTGGTGCAACTTTATCACAAAAAGATGGGAAATATATAGTTGAAAAAGCTTCTATGAGTAGAAGTGCAAGAATTATTATGGATGGAAATGTTCATGTTCCAGCAGGAACAATGGATTTAAAATAA
- the prpB gene encoding methylisocitrate lyase, which translates to MTSAGKRFREALKEESPLQIVGTINAYQALQATKVGHKAIYLSGGGIANASYGLPDLGMTMIEDVCIDIRRVTSICDTPLIVDADTGWGHAFNVARTVKEFIRSGAAGLHIEDQVAAKRCGHRPNKELVSTEEMCDRVRAAVDAKQELDPDFYIIARTDAHASEGQEAAVARAKAYVEAGADAIFAEAIHTLKEYKEFTDQMDVPVLANITEFGATPMFTTEELASVGIDMVLYPLSAFRAMNKAALNVYQELKDKGTQESVIDTMQTRMELYDMLNYHDYEQKMDELFAKGKAK; encoded by the coding sequence ATGACAAGCGCAGGAAAAAGATTTAGAGAGGCATTAAAAGAAGAGTCTCCTTTACAAATTGTAGGAACAATAAATGCTTATCAAGCGTTACAAGCTACTAAAGTAGGTCACAAAGCTATTTACTTATCAGGTGGTGGTATTGCAAACGCTTCTTATGGATTACCTGATTTAGGTATGACTATGATTGAAGATGTATGTATTGATATTAGAAGAGTTACTTCTATTTGTGATACTCCATTAATCGTAGATGCAGATACTGGTTGGGGACACGCATTTAATGTAGCAAGAACTGTTAAAGAATTTATCAGATCTGGAGCTGCAGGACTTCATATTGAAGATCAAGTTGCTGCAAAAAGATGTGGACACAGACCAAATAAAGAATTAGTTTCAACTGAAGAAATGTGTGATAGAGTTAGAGCTGCTGTAGATGCAAAACAAGAACTTGATCCAGATTTCTATATTATTGCTAGAACTGATGCACATGCATCTGAAGGTCAAGAAGCAGCAGTTGCAAGAGCTAAAGCTTATGTTGAAGCTGGTGCAGATGCTATTTTTGCTGAAGCAATTCATACATTAAAAGAGTACAAAGAGTTTACTGATCAAATGGATGTTCCAGTATTAGCAAATATTACTGAGTTTGGAGCAACTCCAATGTTTACAACTGAAGAATTAGCAAGTGTAGGTATTGATATGGTTCTTTATCCATTATCAGCATTTAGAGCAATGAATAAAGCTGCATTAAATGTATACCAAGAATTAAAAGATAAAGGTACTCAAGAAAGTGTTATAGACACAATGCAAACAAGAATGGAATTATACGATATGTTAAATTACCATGATTATGAGCAAAAAATGGATGAATTATTTGCAAAGGGAAAAGCGAAATAG
- a CDS encoding NnrS family protein translates to MQFSTSPNETPIKQSWKERFCSQPHQIFFVSSIFFSIFIMLLTLFSLLGKINMNFTLIHGFGLNYAVFTNAFLGFLITVIPKYNASIPIKEKLYIKPWIILQVAFFITLLINPLIGKTLVSLVMFYFAKIFYTTIKSGKAIIKEDSIYLNSIFILGAILLLIEAIFTIDLSYLIFFAYLINMVYFVALRMIPGFYFTYTKIQPWQKPKYIKPVSFFLILLVGIALQFNINTMITVTSFLSFIFFAYIFIKLNMFKKTSAILQILVIGFAWFPIGFLGLFIESLLEVSILKMGLHIFALGFVTTLLIGFGSRVSLGHAIPPQTIMADNFTKFLFALTQILLISRISASILVLNNSSIFMGILHLSATIWIVLFILWTLKYGKYLLRI, encoded by the coding sequence ATGCAATTTTCAACTTCTCCAAATGAAACTCCTATTAAACAATCTTGGAAAGAGAGATTCTGCTCTCAACCTCATCAAATATTTTTTGTAAGTTCTATTTTCTTTTCAATTTTTATTATGTTACTAACTTTATTTTCTCTTTTGGGCAAAATAAATATGAACTTCACGCTAATTCATGGATTTGGTTTAAATTATGCTGTTTTTACAAATGCATTTTTAGGTTTTTTAATTACTGTAATTCCTAAATATAATGCTTCAATCCCTATAAAAGAAAAATTATATATAAAACCTTGGATTATACTTCAAGTTGCTTTTTTTATAACTTTACTTATTAATCCACTTATTGGAAAAACTCTTGTTTCCTTAGTGATGTTTTATTTTGCAAAGATATTTTATACCACTATTAAATCAGGAAAAGCGATTATAAAAGAAGACAGTATTTATTTAAACTCAATATTTATTTTAGGAGCTATTCTTCTACTTATTGAAGCTATATTTACAATTGATTTATCATATTTAATCTTTTTTGCATATTTAATAAATATGGTCTATTTTGTTGCATTAAGAATGATTCCAGGTTTTTACTTCACTTATACTAAAATCCAACCTTGGCAAAAACCTAAATATATTAAACCTGTATCTTTTTTTCTTATTTTACTTGTAGGTATTGCTTTACAATTTAATATTAATACTATGATAACAGTTACTTCATTCTTGTCTTTTATATTTTTTGCTTATATATTTATAAAACTTAATATGTTTAAAAAGACAAGTGCTATTTTACAAATTTTAGTTATTGGATTTGCATGGTTTCCTATTGGATTTTTAGGTTTATTTATAGAATCTCTTTTAGAAGTTTCAATTTTAAAAATGGGATTACATATTTTTGCACTTGGCTTTGTAACAACTTTATTAATTGGATTTGGAAGTAGAGTTAGTTTAGGTCATGCTATTCCACCTCAGACTATCATGGCAGATAATTTTACAAAATTTCTTTTTGCACTAACACAAATACTTTTAATTTCAAGAATCAGTGCTTCTATCTTAGTATTAAATAATTCATCAATCTTTATGGGTATTTTACATTTAAGTGCTACTATTTGGATAGTTTTATTTATATTATGGACTTTAAAATACGGGAAGTATTTATTAAGAATTTAA
- a CDS encoding citrate/2-methylcitrate synthase, with amino-acid sequence MSGLAGVTAGQSAICTCGLGNGLNYRGYDIADLALKADFEEVAFLLLKGELPNKHELKMFRRQIIAGRELPISVKNVLKSIPASSHPMDVMKTATSALGCVEPEAEDFSDQMDKIIRLLGAFPSFLVYWHHWHVHGKEIDLISEETTMAGYILERLKETKPLDVEVKAMNAMLTLYAEHEFNASTFANRITASTLSDIYACMTTGIGTLKGPLHGGANEVAIKFVLQFDDVNHALKEVDELFARKEKIMGFGHRVYREVDPRSPVGFDLANELKELETSDPKLFDIAKAVRDKVKAEKGLPDNIDFFGGLIYHYMEIERLYYTPLFIMSRAAGWAAHAFEQRANNRIIRPSSEYTGPEPRDFVALEDR; translated from the coding sequence ATGAGTGGATTAGCAGGTGTTACAGCTGGACAATCAGCAATTTGTACTTGTGGTTTAGGAAATGGTCTTAACTATAGAGGTTATGATATTGCAGATTTAGCATTAAAAGCAGATTTTGAAGAAGTTGCATTTCTTTTATTAAAAGGAGAACTTCCAAATAAACATGAACTTAAAATGTTTAGAAGACAAATTATTGCAGGTAGAGAATTACCAATCTCTGTAAAAAATGTATTAAAATCAATTCCAGCTTCTTCTCATCCAATGGATGTAATGAAAACTGCAACTTCAGCTTTAGGTTGTGTTGAACCAGAAGCAGAAGATTTTTCTGATCAAATGGATAAAATTATTAGATTATTAGGGGCTTTCCCATCTTTCTTAGTTTACTGGCATCACTGGCATGTACATGGTAAAGAAATTGATTTAATCTCTGAAGAAACTACTATGGCAGGGTATATCTTAGAAAGATTAAAAGAAACTAAACCTTTAGATGTTGAAGTTAAAGCTATGAATGCAATGTTAACTTTATATGCAGAACATGAGTTTAATGCTTCTACATTTGCAAATAGAATTACTGCTTCAACTTTATCAGATATATATGCTTGTATGACTACTGGTATTGGAACATTAAAAGGTCCTTTACATGGTGGAGCAAATGAAGTTGCTATTAAATTTGTACTTCAATTTGATGATGTTAATCATGCATTAAAAGAAGTAGATGAACTATTTGCAAGAAAAGAAAAAATTATGGGATTCGGTCACAGAGTATATAGAGAAGTAGACCCAAGATCTCCAGTTGGTTTTGATTTAGCAAATGAATTAAAAGAATTAGAGACTTCTGATCCTAAATTATTTGATATTGCAAAAGCAGTTAGAGATAAAGTTAAAGCTGAAAAAGGTCTACCTGATAATATCGACTTCTTTGGTGGATTAATTTACCACTACATGGAAATCGAAAGACTATACTACACTCCATTATTTATTATGTCAAGAGCTGCTGGATGGGCTGCTCACGCATTCGAACAAAGAGCAAACAATAGAATTATTAGACCAAGTTCAGAATATACTGGACCTGAGCCAAGAGACTTTGTTGCTTTAGAAGATAGATAA
- the prpD gene encoding 2-methylcitrate dehydratase, giving the protein MSNNMGILDTKRPEFDKLMTDIAEYAVNYEINSDLAYDTARSCLIDTIACGILALEHPECTKLLGPVVPGAEFRPLGAKVPGTSFQLDPERAAFNIGCIARWLDFNDTWLAAEWGHPSDNLGAIWAVGDYLSRKNISEGKEPLKVKDILTAMIKAHEIQGILALENCFNIEGLDHVLLVRIASTAVAAAMLGGTMEEVRNAVSHAWIDGGALRCYRHAPNTGSRKSWAAGDASSRGVNLALKALSGEMGYPSALTADYWGYQDVKMKKQKEKGEVLHIPQAFESYVMENILFKISFPAEFHAQTACECAMTLHPYVKDKIDEIEKIIITTQESGHRIINKVGPLNNYADRDHCIQYMVAYPLIFGKLTADSYTDEAASDPRIDKLRELTDVQVDDRYTKEYLEADKRSIANAVQVFFKDGTSTEKIEVEYPIGHRLRRDDGIPLLNEKYKNALKTKFSAKTCKEIEAISFEQKTIEAMNFNEFSDLFSFV; this is encoded by the coding sequence ATGAGTAATAATATGGGTATTTTAGACACCAAGAGACCAGAGTTTGACAAACTTATGACTGATATTGCAGAATATGCAGTAAACTATGAGATAAATTCCGACTTAGCTTATGATACGGCAAGGTCTTGCTTAATTGATACTATTGCTTGTGGAATTTTAGCACTAGAACATCCAGAATGCACAAAATTATTAGGTCCTGTTGTACCTGGAGCAGAATTTAGACCTTTAGGTGCAAAAGTTCCAGGAACATCGTTTCAGTTAGATCCAGAAAGAGCTGCTTTTAATATAGGTTGTATTGCAAGATGGTTAGACTTTAATGATACTTGGCTGGCAGCAGAATGGGGACATCCTTCAGATAATTTAGGTGCAATTTGGGCAGTAGGAGACTATCTTTCAAGAAAAAATATTTCAGAAGGCAAAGAACCACTAAAAGTAAAAGATATTTTAACTGCAATGATTAAAGCACATGAAATTCAAGGTATTTTAGCTCTTGAAAACTGCTTTAATATTGAAGGGTTAGACCATGTATTATTAGTAAGAATTGCTTCTACAGCTGTTGCTGCTGCAATGCTTGGTGGAACAATGGAAGAAGTAAGAAATGCAGTATCTCATGCTTGGATTGATGGTGGTGCCTTAAGATGTTATAGACATGCTCCAAATACTGGTTCACGGAAGTCTTGGGCAGCTGGTGATGCTTCTTCAAGAGGAGTTAATCTAGCATTAAAAGCTTTAAGTGGAGAAATGGGTTACCCTTCAGCTCTAACTGCTGATTATTGGGGATATCAAGATGTAAAAATGAAAAAACAAAAAGAAAAAGGTGAAGTTTTACATATCCCACAAGCCTTTGAATCATATGTAATGGAAAATATATTATTTAAAATATCTTTCCCTGCAGAATTTCATGCACAAACAGCTTGCGAATGTGCAATGACATTACACCCTTATGTAAAAGATAAAATTGATGAAATAGAAAAAATAATTATTACTACACAAGAATCAGGTCATAGAATCATTAATAAAGTAGGACCCCTAAATAATTATGCAGATAGAGACCATTGTATACAATATATGGTAGCATATCCACTAATTTTTGGAAAATTAACTGCCGATTCATATACTGATGAAGCAGCAAGTGACCCTAGAATTGATAAATTAAGAGAGTTAACAGATGTTCAAGTAGATGATAGATATACTAAAGAATATTTAGAAGCAGATAAAAGATCAATTGCAAATGCAGTTCAAGTATTTTTCAAAGATGGTACATCAACTGAAAAAATAGAAGTTGAATATCCTATTGGTCATAGACTTAGAAGAGATGATGGTATTCCTTTATTAAATGAAAAATATAAAAATGCTTTAAAAACTAAATTTTCAGCAAAAACTTGCAAAGAAATAGAAGCTATTTCTTTTGAACAAAAAACTATTGAAGCTATGAACTTCAATGAATTCTCTGACTTATTCTCATTTGTATAA